A genomic window from Silene latifolia isolate original U9 population chromosome Y, ASM4854445v1, whole genome shotgun sequence includes:
- the LOC141631005 gene encoding uncharacterized protein LOC141631005: MMKAAQDRQQIYADLHLKDIEFAVDDKVLLNVSPMRGVMRFEKKGKLSEKFIGQYEILKNIRELAYQLALPPLMDRVHNVFYVSQLQKYVSDPSHVLEVENIKLDESLTYAEVPKEILYRKVRKIRNGSLSVSINLIEIDDLRCIVVYILQD, translated from the exons AtgatgaaagcagctcaagatcgtcaacaGATTTATGCAGATTTGCACCTCAAGGACATTGAGTTCGCCGTAGATGACAAGGTCCTTCTGAATGTGTCACCTATGAGAGGGGTGATGAGGTTTgaaaagaaagggaagttgagtgaGAAGTTTATCGGCCAGTATGAGATCTTAAAAAATATAAGAGAATTAGCCTACCAGCTAGCTTTACCACCATTAATGGATCGAGTCCACAATGTGTTTTATGTTTCGCAACTCcaaaagtatgtgagtgacccatcacatgtgcttgaggttgagaacataaaGCTTGATGAGTCTTTAACTTATGCAGAGGTTCCCAAGGAGATCTTGTACCGGAAAGTGCGAAAGATAAGGaacg GTTCCTTGTCTGTTTCAATTAACCTGATCGAAATCGATGATCTGAGGTGCATCGTCGTCTATATTCTTCAg GACTAA